TGCCCCAACCGATGAAGGAAAAAATTGCCGAGTTCTGCGATGTGCCCGCCGAGGCGGTGATCACCTGTCAGGATGCCAGCAGTATCTATGAGGTGCCCCTCAAGCTAGAGCACGAGGGGTTAGCCCACCAGGCCATTAAGATTCTTGCCCTTGACCAGCGCCAGCCCCACCTGGGTCAGTGGGAAACCCTGGTGGAGGGGCTCTACAGCTCGAGCCGCCCAGTGGACATCGCCATTGTAGGCAAGTATGTCAGCCTCAACGATGCCTACCTGTCGGTGGTGGAGGCGCTGCGCCACGGGGCGATCGCCCATCGGGCCGCCCTCAACGTGCGCTGGATCAACTCCGAAGACATTGAGAGCAACGGCCCCGATGCCCACCTGAGCGGCGTCAACGGGATTTTGGTGCCAGGGGGGTTTGGCTCGCGGGGCATTGGCGGTAAGGTACAGGCCATTCAGTACGCTCGCGAACGGGGCATTCCCTTTTTGGGGCTGTGTCTGGGCATGCAGTGCTCGGTGGTGGAGTGGGCCTGCAATGTTGCCCACTTAGACGGGGCCAACAGCTCCGAATTTGCCCCCGAAACTCCCAACCCGGTAATCAGCCTGCTGCCGGAACAGCAGGATGTCGTCGATCTGGGCGGTACTATGCGTTTGGGGCTCTATCCCTGTCGCCTCACTGCTGATACCCTGGCCAGTCGTCTCTACGGCAAAGAGGTGGTCTACGAGCGCCATCGCCACCGCTACGAGTTCAACAATGCCTACCGCAATCTGTTTATAGAGTCGGGGTACCAGGTTAGCGGCACCTCTCCCGACGGGCGGCTGGTAGAAATTATTGAGTTGCCCAGTCATCCCTTCTTTATTGCCAGCCAGTTTCACCCTGAGTTTCAGTCGCGGCCCAGTGCCCCCCATCCGCTGTTTTTAGGGCTAGTAAACGCCGCCTTGGCCACTACCATGCCCTCACCTCCGGTAGCGCTAGAGGTTGGGGCGGCTGCAGAGGGGTAGCTAGGCCCACTGGCCTGGTGCGTTTTGATGGCCCTCGCTGTCTTTTGGCGCAGCTTGTGGCTGGCAACGCTAAAGGCCAATACCCGAGGGTTGACCGCAGCACAGGGCCGGACTGTTGGGATGGTCTAGCGTCAGCGTCGGGGGGCGGTAGGGGATGGTCTGTTCTCGCCCCACCAGCCAGTAGGTGGGCATGCTGTCGCCGCTTTTGAGGCACACGGGGCCGCGGGGCTCCAGGGTGAAGTGGTCTTTGAGGTGGCTGTAGGTGAACTCTGATACCTGAATTTTGCCGGCTTCGCCCGTGGTCTCCATAAAGCTGGCAATGTTCACAGTGTCGCCCCAGAGGTCGTAGATAAACTTGCGAATGCCAATTACTCCGGCTACAACGCTGCCGGAGTTAATGCCAATGCGCAACTCAAAGGGGCGACCGTCGGGCCGTTGGAAATCACTGATGGTGGCCTGCATGTCTAGGGCCATCTGGGCGATCGCCTGGGCGTGATCGGGGCGAGAGGACGGTACCCCAGCCGCCACCATGTAGGCATCGCCAATGGTTTTGATTTTTTCTAGCTTGTAGATGGCGGCCAGCTCGTCAAATTTAGAGAACATCAGGTTGAGCATGTGCACCAGCTCGCAGGGGGTGAGCCTGGCTGCCACGGTGCTGAAGTCAACGATGTCGGCGAATAAAATGGTGACGGCGTCAAAGTGGTCGGCGATCGCCTGTTCCCGTTCCTTGAGGCGCTGGGCAATTTGAAACGGCAGCACGTTGGTCAGCAGTTCTTCAGAACGCTGGCGCTGGCGGCGCAGTTCGGCTTCAGCCAGCTGCCGCTCTTTAATCTCGGCTTGCAGCTGTTGGTTCTGGGACTGAAGCTGCTGCTGCTGCCACCGCAGGGCCAGCTGGTGTTTAACCCGCAGCAGCACCTCGTAGGCCATAAAGGGCTTGACGATATAGTCTGCGGCCCCCAGCCTAAAAGCCTCCTCTTTCTCGGCTTCGGCATCGCGAGCGGTGAGAAAGATCACCGGAATATCTTGGGTGGCTGGGGTGGCTTTGAGCTGGCGGCACACCGCGAAGCCATCCATAGTGGGCATGGTGATATCGAGCAAAATGAGATCTGGCGGAGCCAGGGCGATCGCATTCAGCGCCAAAGCACCGCTGATAGCCTTACGGCAGTGGTAGCCGTCAGCTTCGAGAATGGTAGATAAAATGCGCAGATTATCTGGAATATCATCCACCAGCAGAATATCTACATCCTCGTGAGCGTGGGATTGAGCGGTAATCATAGGTGCGGTGCTACAGGGAAACGGGTGTGATACAGCTAGCCGTCAAATCGATGATGATATCTAAGCGAAAATCGTTGACTAAGTAGTTCAGCCGCTGGGCCAGGGACTGTTGATCGGCGGGCAGTTGGGCGATGAGCTGGCGTACCTGCCGATCGTCAGCGGCCTGGGCAGCCTGGTGAACCTTAGCCAACCAGTCGGTGGCAAGGGCGCTAAAGTCGGCCGGGGTGAGCGGGCGATGGTCGCCAGCGGGCTCTTTCCCCCTGAGGCTGAAGGAACTAAGGGAGGCGGTGATCGCGTCCGGCTGCCCGGCCTCTGCGTACTGATAGGTGAGGCCAAGACTGCGGCCAACCTGCTCTAGCAGCTGCTCTCGCTGGAGGGGCTTGGGCAGCACCGCATTACAGCCCGCCGCAATGCAGTCTGACTGCTGCTCTTGAAACACGCTGGCGGTAACGGCAACAATAATCGTGGCGCTGCCGCCGGGACTTTGACGTACCTGGCGAGCTACGGCGTAGCCGTCGAGCACGGGCATGCGCATGTCGAGACAAATGAGATGGGGCTGCCAGTTCTGCCATAGCTCAATGGCCTCTTGTCCCTGACTGGCTTCGCGCACCTCAAACCCAACGCCCTCCAGCCAGTGGCGCATGAGGAGACGGCTTTCGGCTATATCGTCGGCAATCAGGATGCGGTGGCGCAGACCATGGGAGACGAGATGTAGGATAGTCTGCGTCGCTGCCGATTGCTCCAGGTCAGCGGCGGTCGCCGTGCTGACGGGGAGACTGACGGTAAAAGTAGACCCTTCCCCAGGAGTGCTGTGGACGGCGATGGTGCCTCCCATCAGCTGAGCGAAGTTGTAGCTCAGGGATAGCCCTAGTCCGGTACCCTCCGCAGAACGCCGCCCCGACTGGGTCTGCTCAAAGGGTTGGAACAGGTGAGATAGCTCTTCTGGGTCGATACCGACTCCGGTATCTTGCACCGCGATCTCAAGCCAGTGGGTTTTATCGCTGTCGCTGGTAGGGGCCGGGGCATTGCGCCGCAGGCGGGAGCTGACGGTAATGCTTCCCTGGGGGGTAAATTTGATGGCGTTGCTGATCAAATTGATCAGAATCTGGCGCAGTTTGCCCTCGTCAGTTCTCAGGCGGTAGGGCAAGGACGGTGGGGGCAGGACCTCTAGATGAATACCGCGAGCTTCGGCCTTGAGCTGGAGCATGTCGTCGACAGCCTGGAGCATTTGGGCTAAGTCGAAGGCAACCTCATCCAGGGTGATCTTGTTAGCCTCAATTTTAGCCAGGGACAAAACGTTGTTAATCAACCCCAATAGGTGGTTGCCGCTGCGGTTCACGATGCTAATCAGATCGCGGTGCTCGTTGGCTAAGGTAGCGTCGTCATGCAGAATCTGGGTGAACCCTAAAATGGCGTTGAGGGGAGTGCGAAGCTCATGGCTCATGCTGGCCAAGAATTCGCCCTTAGCCGCGCTGGCGGCGTCGGCGGCTCGCTTGGCTACGGCTAGGTCCTGGGCCTGCTGCTGGGTCTGTCGCAGCAGATCGGCCTGCTGCACGGCGGTACCCAGGTGAGCCCCCACCTGGAGCACCATTTTTACTTCATGGCGAGTCCAGACGCGGGGATGGTGGTGGGTGTAGATGCCCAGCAGCCCCCAGAGTTGGGTACCGGCAAAAATGGGAACGATGACGTAGGCGCGCACCTGCCACTGCTCTAAAAACCCTAGGTAGCAGGCGTCAAATCCTTCGGTGTAGATGTCGTTGACGCGGTGGTAGGCGCGATCCTGGCGATAGGTTTCGGCATGGGTTTCTTTGAGATAGGTGTCTTCTAGGAGTAGATAGCCCTCGTCAAAGGCCCCGTTACGCATCTGGCGGGCACCGCAGTCTTCCCGGTCGATCAGCCGCTCGGCCTCATCCATCGCCTCCAGGGTGGAGGGGGCGGTGGGGTCGGTGAGGGATTCGGCCATGACCGACCCGCTCCAGTCGGGGTTGAAGCGGTAAATCCAGACGCGATCGCAGTCTACGGCCTGCTGAAGCTCCTGGGTGGTGGCGGCAAAAATGGTTTCTAGATCGAGGGTCTGACGCATGCGCTGCACAATCCGCATGACCGCCTTTTCGCGGTTGGCCACGGTACGTACCGCGTCTTCGGCCTGTTTTTGAATGGTGATGTCGCTACAGGTACACACCACTCGATCGATCGCTCCCGCTGGGTCGAGTTGGGGGTCGACATTGACCAGCAGCCAGCGAGGAGGCATGGAGGCGATCGCGCTAATGCCAATCACCACATCGCCGAGGGGGGCTTTTTGAGCAATGGCGCGCTGCACCGGCAGATCGGCGGCGACGAAGGGTTTGCCGTCTTCCTGGCACAGAATGCCCACCTGGCCAAACACCAAAGTTGTGTCATCTGATTCGGGCAGGTGTAAAAACGTTCTGGCGGCCTGGTTGCTAATCAAAATTTCGGCGTCGGCGTTGAGCAGCAGCACCCCAACCCCCATTTCGCGAATCAGGGTGCGAAAGCGGTGTTCGCTTTGGGCCAAGGCCTCATCCTGAAGGCGCTGACGCGTCAGGCGCTGGTTGATTCTCAGCATGATCAAGGTGATCAGCAAAAGTAACCCGGCCCCAAGGCCTACAGCTAACCCCAGCCAGCGAACCCCTAGATCGATCAGGACATCGGTTTTCCCTAGGAGGGAGGCGGTAGGCAGAAAGACTGTACCCGCCATACCGGTGTAGTGCAGACCGCCGATCGCCAGCCCCAGATTGACTACGGCCAGGTTGGCGGACCAGCGATTGCCCTGGTTGGGGTTGCGGCGAGACCACAGGGTAAACCCCATGGCCACGGTGGAGGCAATGACGGCAATGGCTACCGAAAGTCCGACCAGAGACCATCGATAGTTAATCTGAGCGGGCATATCCATCGCGGCCATACCGGTGTAGTGCATCCAGGCGATCGCCAGCCCCATCACCGCGCCCGCCGTACACAGGCTGATCCAGCTAAAGCCTGGGCGGCTTACCAACCACAGCGCTACCCCCGCCGCCAGCACAGCGTATATTAGAGAAAGCCCTGTCGTGAGTGCGTCGTACTTAACCGGCATTGGCAACTCCAGGGCCAGCATGGCCACAAAGTGAGTGGCCCATATGCCGGTACCCATGGCTAGGGCACCGCCTGTGAGCCAGGGCCACTGCCGCCATCCAGTGGCAGCCAAAATTTGATGCCCTAGGCTGAGGGTGGTGTACGAGGCCAGAATTGCAATTCCAAAAGATAAGCAGACTAAACCAGTGTTGTAATGACCAACCACCGTATGGGCCATCGCGATAGTTTCAACCGAAGACTAAAAAAACTTGTCTAGATGCAACCCTAGCTTTCCCGAACCCACTGTACTCTCAACAGCTTTTGGTGATAAAAAGTACAATCTTTTCAAAATTGCATAATTTCGATGAACTGAGATTTACCGGAGTAAGTGAATCTACGGCAAGCGCCTGCCTATAGGGCCTGCAACGGCTTTTGTAGGGAAAACTGAAGATTGATATAGGCTATATAACACTGTTTAAAACAGGGATATACCTTCAGGATAAATGCCCTGTGTGATAGTTATGTTGAACTTATCTTGAGGTAAACATTTTTTAGAATGTTTGCCCCCCCTCTTTAGGTAGATGCTAGCTGAACCTGATCGCATTTACATCCGCTCTAGCACCTGAATGCCGAGCAGTGACAGTCCTAGTTTAAGGGTTTTGGCGGTCAGATCGCACAGCAGCAGGCGCGAGGTGCGCTGGGGTTCTGCGGCCTGGAGTACCGAGCAGCGATCGTAGAACTGATTGAACTTTTGGCTCAGCTCAAACAGGTACTGGCAGAGGCGGTTGGGGTAGAGATCCTGGGCCACCTCGCCCAGCACCTCGTCGAGCTGGAGCAGGTGGCGGGCGAGGGCAAACTCGCTGTCGTCTTCCAGGTAAAGGCGGGCCTCGGCGGGGAGATGATCCAAATTAATGTCCCCTTTGCGGGCAATGCCCTGCACCCGCACGTAGGCGTAGAGCATGTAGGGGGCGGTATTGCCCGCCAGGGCCAGCATTTTGTCGAAGCTAAAGATATAGTTGCTGGTGCGGTTTTGGCTCAGGTCGGCGTACTTGACCGCGCCGATGCCTACGGTCTCGGCCACCTGCTGAATGAAGTCCTCGGTTTCCTGCCGCTCCTCCGCTGCAATGCGGGCTTCGAGGTCGGCACGGGCGCGACTGACCGCCTCATCCAGCAGATCCTTGAGCTTAATCGTGTCGCCAGAGCGGGTTTTGAACTTTTTGCCGTCCTCCCCCTGCACGACGCCAAAGGGCACGTGGGTGAACTGGACGCCATCGGGAATCCACCCTGCCCTGGCCGCCACCTGAAACACCTGGGCGAAGTGGTTGCCCTGGCCCGCATCCACCACGTAGAGGACGCGATCGGCTTTATCCTGCTGAGTGCGGTAGCGGATGGCGGCCAGGTCGGTGGTGGCGTAGTTGTAGCCGCCGTCGGATTTTTGAATGATCAAGGGCAGGGGGTCGCCGTCTTTGTTGGTGAAGCCCTCGACAAAGACCACCTTGGCCCCCTGGTCTTCGACTAGCAGCCCCTGGTGCTCTAAATCTGCTACGACCTCGGCCAGCAAGGGGTTGTAGAATGACTCGCCCCGCTCTTGAATCTCGATATCGAGGCGATCGTAGATCTTCTGAAATTCCTGGCGCGACTGTTCACAGAGGGCTTTCCAGGCTTTTGTGGCGATCGCATCCCCCGCCTGCAACCCCACCACGGCCTCGCGGGAGCGAGTTTTGAAGTCGTCGTCCTCATCGAAGCGCTTTTTGGCCTGCTTATAAAAGGCCACCAGGTCGCCAATATCGACCGATGAACCCGCCTCCAGCGCCTCGGGGCAGGCTTCTTGAAGGTGGGTGATCAGCATGCCAAACTGGGTGCCCCAGTCGCCCACGTGGTTGAGCCTGAGTACGTCGTGACCCATGAACTCCTGCACCCGGGCAATGGAGTCGCCGATGATGGTGGAGCGCAGGTGCCCCACGTGCATCTCTTTGGCAATGTTGGGGCTGGAGAAATCTACAATCACGTTCTGGGGCGTCTTGACCGGCTCTACCCCCAGGCGCGGGTCGGCCTGCATGGCGCGCAGCTGGTCTTCCAGGTACTCGGTTTTAAATCGCAGGTTAATGAAGCCGGGGCCAGCAATTTCGGGCGGTTCGCAGAGATCGCTGAGGTCTAGGTTTTCGACGATCTGGCTGGCAATATCGCGGGGCTTTTGTTTGAGCGGCTTGGCCAAAGACATGGCCAGGTTGGCCTGGTAGTCACCAAACTTGGGGTTGCTGGTGGGCACCAGCATGGGATCGGTGCCCGCCAGGTCTGGGCCAAAGGCGGCGACCAGTGCCTGGTCGAACCGAGCGGTGAGCTGTGCCAGTGTAGACTTCATCGGTGTACTTTCCCCTAACCCCTAATCTAAGAACCCTGCTTGCTGCTGTAGGGTGGGCAATGCCCACCATCCCATCCACGCTACTACTGGACCTATTCTATGGCTCGTCCTCACCCGCTCTTGAGCGCTACTGCCATCAGCAACCTGCCTGAATCCACCTTTACTCACCCTCTCAATCCTAGAGCAATCCGCCACGGTAGGTCGCTGGGAGATGCGATCGCCTTTGAGCATCTGGGCATCCATTGGGTGCGGGTGGAGCCGGGCCACGACTCAACCCAGTATCACCGCCACCAGGCCGAGGAGGAATTTATCTACATCCTCAGCGGGCGGGGGCTGGCGGAGATTGGCGATGAGACCTTTGAGGTTGGCCCCGGCGACTTTATGGGGTTTGTGGCGGGCGGGTTGGCCCACAGTCTCAGCAATCCCTTTGAGCAGGATCTGGTTTACCTGGTGGGGGGAATGCGGCTGGAGTTTGATATTTGTGATTACCCCAGGGTCAATACTCGGCTGTACCGCCGGGGTGAACAGCGGGAGTATGTGGAGTTGGGAGAATGAGCGAATTTAGCGATGGTAGGTTCTGGGATTGACAGAGGCTGGGGAAGGAAAGCCAGATCTGCTGCTGGGGCCATTTCGCTGGCCCCAGACCCCCATCGAGCAGGACGTTCCGTCGTCCTGCACCTCACGGAAAGAAGTGATCGATCATCGGTTTAAACCTTTGTTCTGTCCATGGGCCTGTAGGCAGCGTGAACCCTTTGTTTTCGAGTAAGGATTGGAGATTGATGAGCGATCGCACCCCTTACCACCGCTTCCTCGGTATTGATCTGGGCTGGCAGAGTGGCCCTACGGGGTTGTGCTGCTTGAATATGGCTGACGATTCGCTGGAGCTGGTCGCCCTCGATCGCCTCCAGTCCACCGCCGAAATCCTGGCCTGGATCGATCGCTGGGCGGCAGGTTCCACCAATGCCGTGGTCGCCGTGGATGCGCCGACGCTGATTCCTAATGAGACTGGGATGCGCCTGCCCGATCGCCTGGCCCACAAGTACTTTGGCCGCTACGACGCGGGCTGCTACCCCGCCAACCGGGGCCGCCCCTTCGCCGAAAAACTGATTGCCTTTGGTCTGGCCCTGGAAGCCATGGGCTTTGCGCACCGGCCCCACAGCGACCCCCAACCGACGGGGCGCTTTCAGCTGGAGGTGTTCCCCCATCCGGCCACGGTGCACCTGTTTGGTTTGAGCAAGATTTTGAAATACAAGAAGGGCACCCTGGCCCAGCGACGACCTGAGCTGGAGAAGCTGCGGCAGTACCAGCTCGACGTACTGCCCACCCTGGACCCCGCGTTGCCCCTAGAGGAAGCCGATTTGCCCGCAATTCCCTTCACTGGAGCGGCGATGAAGGCGGTGGAAGACCAGCTCGACGCCCTCACCTGCGCCTACGCCGCCGCCCACTGGTGGCACTGGGGCCTGGAGCGCAACTGG
This genomic stretch from Nodosilinea sp. PGN35 harbors:
- the argS gene encoding arginine--tRNA ligase, which gives rise to MKSTLAQLTARFDQALVAAFGPDLAGTDPMLVPTSNPKFGDYQANLAMSLAKPLKQKPRDIASQIVENLDLSDLCEPPEIAGPGFINLRFKTEYLEDQLRAMQADPRLGVEPVKTPQNVIVDFSSPNIAKEMHVGHLRSTIIGDSIARVQEFMGHDVLRLNHVGDWGTQFGMLITHLQEACPEALEAGSSVDIGDLVAFYKQAKKRFDEDDDFKTRSREAVVGLQAGDAIATKAWKALCEQSRQEFQKIYDRLDIEIQERGESFYNPLLAEVVADLEHQGLLVEDQGAKVVFVEGFTNKDGDPLPLIIQKSDGGYNYATTDLAAIRYRTQQDKADRVLYVVDAGQGNHFAQVFQVAARAGWIPDGVQFTHVPFGVVQGEDGKKFKTRSGDTIKLKDLLDEAVSRARADLEARIAAEERQETEDFIQQVAETVGIGAVKYADLSQNRTSNYIFSFDKMLALAGNTAPYMLYAYVRVQGIARKGDINLDHLPAEARLYLEDDSEFALARHLLQLDEVLGEVAQDLYPNRLCQYLFELSQKFNQFYDRCSVLQAAEPQRTSRLLLCDLTAKTLKLGLSLLGIQVLERM
- a CDS encoding CTP synthase, which codes for MTKFVFVTGGVVSSIGKGIVAASLGRLLKSRDYSVSILKLDPYINVDPGTMSPFQHGEVFVTEDGAETDLDLGHYERFTDTAMSRLNSVTTGSIYQAVINRERRGDYQGGTVQVIPHITNEIKERIHRVARNTNPDVVITEIGGTVGDIESLPFLEAIRQFRKDVGRQDVLYMHVTLVPWIASAGELKTKPTQHSVKELRSIGIQPDILVCRCECPLPQPMKEKIAEFCDVPAEAVITCQDASSIYEVPLKLEHEGLAHQAIKILALDQRQPHLGQWETLVEGLYSSSRPVDIAIVGKYVSLNDAYLSVVEALRHGAIAHRAALNVRWINSEDIESNGPDAHLSGVNGILVPGGFGSRGIGGKVQAIQYARERGIPFLGLCLGMQCSVVEWACNVAHLDGANSSEFAPETPNPVISLLPEQQDVVDLGGTMRLGLYPCRLTADTLASRLYGKEVVYERHRHRYEFNNAYRNLFIESGYQVSGTSPDGRLVEIIELPSHPFFIASQFHPEFQSRPSAPHPLFLGLVNAALATTMPSPPVALEVGAAAEG
- a CDS encoding DUF429 domain-containing protein, which codes for MSDRTPYHRFLGIDLGWQSGPTGLCCLNMADDSLELVALDRLQSTAEILAWIDRWAAGSTNAVVAVDAPTLIPNETGMRLPDRLAHKYFGRYDAGCYPANRGRPFAEKLIAFGLALEAMGFAHRPHSDPQPTGRFQLEVFPHPATVHLFGLSKILKYKKGTLAQRRPELEKLRQYQLDVLPTLDPALPLEEADLPAIPFTGAAMKAVEDQLDALTCAYAAAHWWHWGLERNWVLGDVSEGYIVVPAPGGGGDVGQTGPRARP
- a CDS encoding cupin domain-containing protein; the encoded protein is MARPHPLLSATAISNLPESTFTHPLNPRAIRHGRSLGDAIAFEHLGIHWVRVEPGHDSTQYHRHQAEEEFIYILSGRGLAEIGDETFEVGPGDFMGFVAGGLAHSLSNPFEQDLVYLVGGMRLEFDICDYPRVNTRLYRRGEQREYVELGE
- a CDS encoding MHYT domain-containing protein; amino-acid sequence: MAATGWRQWPWLTGGALAMGTGIWATHFVAMLALELPMPVKYDALTTGLSLIYAVLAAGVALWLVSRPGFSWISLCTAGAVMGLAIAWMHYTGMAAMDMPAQINYRWSLVGLSVAIAVIASTVAMGFTLWSRRNPNQGNRWSANLAVVNLGLAIGGLHYTGMAGTVFLPTASLLGKTDVLIDLGVRWLGLAVGLGAGLLLLITLIMLRINQRLTRQRLQDEALAQSEHRFRTLIREMGVGVLLLNADAEILISNQAARTFLHLPESDDTTLVFGQVGILCQEDGKPFVAADLPVQRAIAQKAPLGDVVIGISAIASMPPRWLLVNVDPQLDPAGAIDRVVCTCSDITIQKQAEDAVRTVANREKAVMRIVQRMRQTLDLETIFAATTQELQQAVDCDRVWIYRFNPDWSGSVMAESLTDPTAPSTLEAMDEAERLIDREDCGARQMRNGAFDEGYLLLEDTYLKETHAETYRQDRAYHRVNDIYTEGFDACYLGFLEQWQVRAYVIVPIFAGTQLWGLLGIYTHHHPRVWTRHEVKMVLQVGAHLGTAVQQADLLRQTQQQAQDLAVAKRAADAASAAKGEFLASMSHELRTPLNAILGFTQILHDDATLANEHRDLISIVNRSGNHLLGLINNVLSLAKIEANKITLDEVAFDLAQMLQAVDDMLQLKAEARGIHLEVLPPPSLPYRLRTDEGKLRQILINLISNAIKFTPQGSITVSSRLRRNAPAPTSDSDKTHWLEIAVQDTGVGIDPEELSHLFQPFEQTQSGRRSAEGTGLGLSLSYNFAQLMGGTIAVHSTPGEGSTFTVSLPVSTATAADLEQSAATQTILHLVSHGLRHRILIADDIAESRLLMRHWLEGVGFEVREASQGQEAIELWQNWQPHLICLDMRMPVLDGYAVARQVRQSPGGSATIIVAVTASVFQEQQSDCIAAGCNAVLPKPLQREQLLEQVGRSLGLTYQYAEAGQPDAITASLSSFSLRGKEPAGDHRPLTPADFSALATDWLAKVHQAAQAADDRQVRQLIAQLPADQQSLAQRLNYLVNDFRLDIIIDLTASCITPVSL
- a CDS encoding adenylate/guanylate cyclase domain-containing protein, which produces MITAQSHAHEDVDILLVDDIPDNLRILSTILEADGYHCRKAISGALALNAIALAPPDLILLDITMPTMDGFAVCRQLKATPATQDIPVIFLTARDAEAEKEEAFRLGAADYIVKPFMAYEVLLRVKHQLALRWQQQQLQSQNQQLQAEIKERQLAEAELRRQRQRSEELLTNVLPFQIAQRLKEREQAIADHFDAVTILFADIVDFSTVAARLTPCELVHMLNLMFSKFDELAAIYKLEKIKTIGDAYMVAAGVPSSRPDHAQAIAQMALDMQATISDFQRPDGRPFELRIGINSGSVVAGVIGIRKFIYDLWGDTVNIASFMETTGEAGKIQVSEFTYSHLKDHFTLEPRGPVCLKSGDSMPTYWLVGREQTIPYRPPTLTLDHPNSPALCCGQPSGIGL